Below is a genomic region from Halictus rubicundus isolate RS-2024b chromosome 11, iyHalRubi1_principal, whole genome shotgun sequence.
GTTATTTAATTGCTGAAGCGAGATGACATTAAAGCTGGTGAGGTCAGTTTCTTAATTGCAATAAACGTTTCATCGGTAATAGCGAATGCTTTGTGTTCTGTGTATTCTTTacctttttttatatatatgtatatatatgtatgcatatacatatatatacatatacacatatatataaataagGTGTATAAGAAGAGATTAGTACGAGGTGTTTAGTACGAGATGTTtaaggtgtgtgtgtgtgtgtgtgtgtgtgtgtgtgtgtgtgtgtgtccatatgagaaaatagaattttgttgCGATGTTCAAACGGGAATTTTAATAGGTGGTCCTACGGTAACATCGGATCCTACCCCGTCTAACTTCAAACCGGTCAGAATTTCTTCCCATGCATTCATGCATTGCTGATAATGACGTATTTGTCGATCCGCCATAGAGATTAACATATGTTTCAGATCCATCTGTTTCTCCACGTTCCATCTTTGCAAGTCACTGCGCAAATTTTCGTTGGCACATTCTACGCGATCTTGCAGCACTTCCACTTGCTTTGCCAATCGTGGAATCGTCTGTCCGAGTCTCTCCAATTTTTCATCGCGAGATTCTGCTTTCCACAACGATCCACCCCAATTTTGTGTTGCGACTGTGCCACTCGAGAGTCCCATTAACTGTTTAAACAATCGACAGTACAGGTCATTATaatttctattcaattttaatattttacacaCCTACCTGATCTTTTTCAGATCGTTTCTTCGTCAGGTCGTCGATAGTTATTTCGTATTCGATTTGCATCGAATCCCGCCGAGATAGAGCACTCTTGACTGCATCTATATACGAGATGTATTCTCGTTCCTCGTGCGTAACATTTTCGAGCAGTTTTTGGTGAGCTTCGGTATTGCATTCAATAGCTTTTGCAATCGCTAATAGAATAGGGGCAAGTTCTGGTTCAGACGTTGCCCATAATGTGAATATCGGATGCAATTGATGCAATTCCAGCAAATAGTCTGATGCAACATAACAAAAGTATTCGGTATGTTAATCATGTGCATCGATATTGTACGAAAACCAGGTATTTCTTACAATACCTTGTCTCTCCTTATGTATGCGATGATTTATTTTATCTATCATTACTAATTTTTCACTAAGGGCTGTACAATAATCTCGAACTTGTTCAAATTCGAAATGACGTTGTTTCATGGTGTACGTGCTTGCTATATTTTGTAAGGAATCTGTCATTTTGACGAGAACGTTTGCACGATTTTTACGATGCACAAGGAATTCCTAAAACAAGCGAAAAACAAATAATACTCAAAAATCCTGCAAAAGAAATCCTAACGAACGATATACTTACCGCAGGTTTGGTAGTTAAAAAGATGTACAAATTTTTGTCGCaactgagaataggatgattAACCACTCTGTTAAGAAATATATGCAACAGTTTCATACGAGCTATGATAAATTCTTTGGAGTAACGATCTAACTGTGCGAGTAACGTGTGTTTTCCAGGCATCGGCTACAACGGTAAAGTTGATGTATGTTCTTTTACATAAATATCACAATATTACCTTAGAACTTCAAGAAATATACAATCGCTCACCGGAATGATATGCGTAGGATACGAGTCCACCAACTTCTGTCGCAACCAAATGAAATCATTGTATCGTCGTTGAACAACGTATTCGAATCCTCCATCCGCGAATTCTGGTCTCGTGGACTGAAATCAAATATTCCTTAAAAAATATCCATCTGGAAAAGTGAACTAGAAAAAAGGCTTACCTTTGTCGTTATGCGAAAGGTGATGTAAGTTTCTAGTGTTTCAAGGTGCTTTTGAGGATTATCCACTCTGACCTGCAGATCTCTCGAGTCTGTTTGAAAGTCTGATATCTCTTGCTCCGGCAATGTGGAGAAACTGTCGAGGGAAGGAGATGCTATCTGGAAATTGAGTTGCGTTTAAACAACGTTAAGCGTTCGAAGAGTGCTACCCGAACATTGAGCGTTGCTTATCGTCGATCGTTTGACAATCGAAATGACTTGTCAAAGAAAACTTTCAGGTTATACACTGACCACAGAACCTTCTATAGAAGTGCTGCAATTCGAAAGGAAGTCCGTGTCGCGGCTTTCTTGTTTGATAACACCGCCGACTGCCATCGTGCTCACTTCCAAAATCGCGGAATCTTCCGTGGCCCTTTCACCGGAATTTTCCGCATCGTTTTCCGACGAGGACATCATATCTTCGAACTGTCAAGTGTCAAGTAACAGAACCTCGACGATACTGCGTCACAATGCGCAGCATTACGGAAAGCACGAACatgatatacatatacatacgcgCATCGATCATACTTCAGGAAAACAATTCGGAAAAATTCGGTCGCGTTACGTCAATACAAATCAGTTTGCCGACTGATAACGATACGATTAATCAGTTCATATGACGCACAGGTGCAACGAATAATGTTACACACGACTATCATCATAATTTACCCGCCGTTTTTCTATTCGAGGGATACCTATCGCATGCTCTTGTTCCCTTCGCAATTGAATGCCAATTATTCGACTTGCAATTGTTGCGAAGCGTGATCgggaaaattatttacaatttccaCAAGTACAAAGCAAATATTTTTCGCCCGTGGAAACCGTATCTCTGGGATACACTCTACACTATTTTTCCCGCGATTAAGTATTCGAACCGTTTGCTTGCTCCAGTGATGGACTGGCCGAAAAATGACGAATACGGTCCCATTTTATCCAAGAGATATTCCATAATGATGGCGGAGGAATCCTCGCTGCCAGTTATTTATTATCGGTCGCAAAATCCGGTAACGAGTAagtgttattattttttaaaatattaatttcgatctttcgaacttttttaacttttacctgTCCACCTATAATACTATGCGTTTGATCATTTACCGACGAACGTAGATCGGTTTATTCGTTGCTTTCGACGTGTCGAAATGATAAATGATTACACGCAAAATCTAATTCGAATATTTCATGCTCCTAAGCGTTCCGATAATTTTGAATAGCGCGCCGAACGAAAGCGCGGTTCCAAACGAACCAAACGAACGGTTGAATCGATTAGGAAATACATGCTTTCGTATCTCGTATGGTTTAATTCGGTGGAAACAGAGACCTAaccgataaaaaagaaaatgattatatttgCCGAAGTAAAGCAATCGTCATAATGCGGCTTAACGGTGTGTGGTGGGCGCATTAATACGCGATTGCGCATGCACACGAAAAAATGTTCGCGTTTCATAAGAAATTTATAGCATTTCGTACTTTTCGGCGATAAGTAGATTATAAAATATGATATTAAATCTTCGTCTAACTTGGGATACCTGATACCGAACTATTTAATCAAGCGTGTTTAGCTGACCGTCAAAGCAAGAATAGGGAGACGCACGGCGTTACTCAGTGCTGTACACAGAGTTTTCTGTGCCAACTATAAACAGATCCTATTACATTCAATCTTCTCATCTTCGAATGTCACAGTTGAACACTCTTTTCATTCTACcccaaaaatattaaattcgcTTATGCTTAATCATATTTCGATACGATTCGAGTCTAGTCGTAACTACTACCGTTTAATTTTCTGGCTACTTATACGGAATTTATTACACTATGGTTATTTGCGATTACGTACTCGATGTCGATGTATACCCTGAATTTATCGGGAACCAGTGCACCATTAATAGACAAGTACAGTAGGACCCCGTATAACgcgataatataaataataccaGTAGAAACGTTTGCAAATAAGAAACATATGTTATTATATAATTGCACGTATACAAGGTGTCTATAAATTTCTAGCGTTTAAAAATATGTAGGGACATTTTTTTCATTGCTTTTTACGTATACAGATAGAACTTGATAATGTACTGCAATGTTATAACTGGCTATAAGTAAGTACATTGGTTTCGGAAAcgtcaatatacagggtgtcccacataaatgggaataCCTacatatctttcgtatttacagtcttatcagaaaacttcagaggacaaagtgacactattgcagggggcaattgtaatgacgaagaaaaaaatttttgatgtcatgttttttaatgaaatttcaaggtcaccgatgtttttttaaatggaatagtatatttttttacgatagcatgatagacaataaaaaactgaatttagtggattccACCttcttgaccttgaaatgaccttgagcaagaataatcatgttgaagcggatgaaatgtggaagtttaaaacttacgtgtttcagcaaagattgcgcgttgtttacgtcgggttcacctttacatatcataataaatgttcgaaatagttCTGATAGTAAACAGCGTAAGACCGTTAACGTATGGTGCGGAATTTTATGCAGTAAAATAGTAGGCCCGTACTTTATACAAGGAATTCTTACTGGTATAAAGTATGCTGCATTTTTACGCCAGGATTTGTCGGGCCTTTTAGAAGAAATTACGTTATTCGATCGGGAGCGCATGTGGTTTCAACATGATGGTTGTCCAGCGCATTATTCTAAAGTTGCTAGAACGGTGCTAAATACGAAATATCCTGGACGATGGATAGGGCGACGAGGACCAATTCCATGGCCAGTCCTTTCTCAGGATCTGACATCATTGGACTTTAATCTATGGGGCAAGATAAAATGTATTGTGTACAAAGATAAACCCACAACGCCAGAGGAGATGCGGCAAAGGATTACTGCAGCATGTGCATCAATTACGTCTCAGGAAATCGACAATGCCTACagatcatttattaaaagattgcaacattgcataaatgaggatggtcaacatttcgaacatttattatgatatgtaaaggtgaacccgacgtaaacaacgcgcaatctttgctgaaacacgtaagttttaaacttccacatttcatccgcttcaacatgattattcttgctcaaggtcatttcaaggtcaagaaGGTggaatccactaaattcagttttttattgtctatcatgctatcgtaaaaaaatatactattccatttaaaaaaacatcggtgaccttgaaatttcattaaaaaacatgacatcaaaaatttttttcttcgtcattacaattgccccctgcaatagtgtcactttgtcctctgaagttttctgataagactgtaaatacgaaagatatgtAGGtattcccatttatgtgggacaccctgtataggtaTTATAGATTTTTGCAGTCGCATCACTGTGAACATTTCTGTTTCTTTCTACGAGAGAaatgatatttaaaaaagaaaagctgAAATATCAGTAGGAGCGTTTCGTAGAGCGGCGTGTATAAGAATCTCGAAGCTGAATAAAGTTGAATATCTCCCGCGTTCTAGGGGGTCCCACTGTGCACTGTAACGGTGTACTTGGTACGGTACTGGTCGTGACGCGGGCAGTGATGCCGTAGTCAAGGCGACCGCAGCAGCAGACAACCAACACTCCGACCAGCCGTCGACAACAAAATATACAGGTTCGTCGGAGTGTACTGCTCCCGTTTTTCGGTTGCACGGTGGCTTGGCTGTCCGCGTGGTTTCCTGGGTGacacaggcacaggcacaggcacaaGCACCGGCACCGACGCCGGTACAGGCTCGGCTGTTCCTTCAACGGGAAAAGCCCGACCGGGATACAAGGGGGGAAACGTTCGGCCGCGCAAGTGCGCCCGGGCGTCGTGTTCAGAGTACACGCCATTCATGAATACAGGTGAGTAGAAACAGACTTATGGGAATCGCGCTCCGTTGCGATCGCGATTATCATTTTCCTCCGACAACATTTTCCTTAGATAATTCTCTTGCATGCACAACTTCGAGGAAATATCGTACGCGAACTAGAACCTCGATGTTACAGCACGTCCTCGACGTCCCGATATTTTGTCGTTTACACATATTCGTTCACTGACAATAGTTGTAGGTTTAATATCGTTTACCGATTATTCATTACTcacttttatttttacattagGTGAATCCTGTCATTGTCAACTATTTAAGGTCCTTGTTCTATATTTTCCCTGCCTCCAGTATTCTGCATCTCTGTACGTATTGTCGGTTCTCTAATTTATCCTGTATAATTTAATATCAATCTTCTAGATATTTGTGCATTCGTATAGAACATTTCATCTCCAAGGGAACATTGTATCTATAGAGCTTTGTTCCCCTAGAAATCCCATGCTGTTTTCCATTTCAGTGGATCTTCTGAGTATCTCTGTATCAGAAAATAATCAATTCTTTTTTACACTTCTTCCCACCATTGCGGATTTCTTCATTTCGTACTCCCCTGCTGCATCATGCTTTAGCGATTTTATTATGACCCCTTAGCCATGGGGTATCTAATATTTGGAAGCCTTTTCAGCTTTTAATTAAATCCAGCTTATCAATTATATCAATGAGTTTCTTCAGCCATGAAAATGGAGACACCCCAGAGCAGAGCATTCGACTATTAATAAAATCTTCTGTCTATTTTTGCAAGTATATCATGCCATCGTACACAAAGTGTTAGTCTTATAATATATTGAAGACAAAAAATATATCAAAGAACAGAGCATATACAATGTAGTATAATAGATAAGGTGTGTAGAACAGTCCCAAGCATCGGCCAAGCGTAACAGAGCCAggtgctctctctctcacacacaaaCATACACATGTACACAGTGTGTTTGCCGGTATAATTATCCTGTGTAAAATAACACAATGCTTTACATTGAGATTCATGCAAAATACTCTTCTTCCTTTTATtatatatgtaacaaaaaaGAATAGTTTACATTatgagaaacaaaatttgaaatgaaCCAATCTTTTTGACAGTATATACTACTAATAACGcactaaataattattatactgGGACTTAATTCTTCTGAAGGACCAAGGTTTGTGCTAATTAGAAAATGTATTGCTGTCAAGGGGGTAGGGGCTTGATGTTCTCTAATTGCACCTATAATCTGACCTTTTCTACAGATAGGTACTTTGAACCCCTCTAAAATAAGAGTCCCCATACATCCAGTCGCGCGTGCACCGCGTTTTAGCGATCCACCCCTCTCCCTTTCGTATTCTTCCCTTTGAAATACATTGTTTGGTACCTGCCACCCTAACAGGTACAGGATGCCCCAACACACGTTTCGATATATTACATGTTCCCGGCTACAATGCCGTGTTTCATTTCTATTGGAAGCTCTCTTCGGGGCTTCTCTTTGATCTCTAGATTATCGAATGCTGCCCACCTGCAATAAATTACGtggccgattttttttttatgtaggtTAGGGTGCTCATTAAACACTATCGCGCGGTGCATCTATTCAACGTCCAGTTCGGGCGTCGTCGATTATCGGTCTTATTTACTCTATAatacatgtacatatgtattatTTAACCACTCGATCGTAGCGATAATAGTAATAAAGTTTACAACATATTTATTATCgtttttttcattcttttattCCCTGGTTACAGTATGTATAACATGGATGTACATTTACAGATTATAGTACCTCCACAGAAaacacaaatcaattttataccTAATAGAACAAAGCCCTTGTATTGGTCAagttttttttaacattttattattttatttttataaatgaccATTTCATTTTTGTATCTTCGCAATTAATTGTACACTTTGATAATGGTATCTTATAATGTATAAAGTGATTAAAGGTATAAGAGGACATTAGAGCAGCGGTTCGTGTATCAAGCCTGTCGGAAGACATTATTGATATTTACTACATACGTATGGGTTATACGTCTACGTTACAGACCCATCCCTCCAGAAACGGACAGGTAACAGTGGTAGTGAGATCTTGGGAGCAGAGAGAGGTGAAGGAGTGATTGCCATGACTACGACAGGAGCCCAGTATGCCCTCGCAGCATCCACCAGAGCTAATAATAGTGGGGGTAACTCTGCGACAGTGGGGGTAGAACCTAAGCCAAGCGTCGTGGTCGTGACTACTTCCAGTTCCAGTGGCAGTGGTAGCGCGGCACAGAGTCAATCAACAAGGGGTCAGCAACTTATCACTGTCGTTACTAGTCCAGATCCTTCCAGTCCGAACAATCTGCAACCTATTCAGGTTTGTTGCATTCCATTCTAATAAATTACAGTGTTATCAATAATACCTTGCGCATACTTGTGTCATAACTacggaaaaaattaattttctttactaATTAGAGAATGCTAGAACTTGTGTTTCTGTGATTATACCTTTATATTGTTATACAGAACATTACTGTTGATTCTAAGGACATGCCtactataaataataatttagttaTTGGTTCAGGATCCGCTTGAAACAGCTGCAGATTCTTCCAACGGCTCAACAGGTACCCCAGCACATGTTACAGCGCAAGTTGTAGTGAACACTACTCATTCGGGTCAACACGCTCTCGTCGATTCGGACGCTGCATCTACATCAGCTGGTACAATTGTCAGCGGCTCTCCACATTTTATTACCGTCACAGGTGAGTTCTTGATGAAACAATTCTATTAGATTCTCGTTTCATCCGTGTTGGATGTCAAATTATTCGTACAAATATCTACCGAATTCAAGAGTCTTGCAAAGATCACTATAAATACATTTGTGGAAAATATTGCGATTATAAGTCATTGAAAGACTTCCTCTAAGTCGTTTATATTAAGGGTGAGTATCAGAATCAGTTTGAAAAATTATAGTGTTTGAGTAGAGATTTGGCCCTTTCCATGCTGCTGAAAAACATGCACCTCTGTTCTTCTACTCTGACTACACTAGGCACCGGTGATTCACCATCCTACGCATCCCTCACAACGGCAGTAGGTGAGGGCAGAATATAATCAGCATGTACTATCCGTTTCTAATAATTCAGCATATCTATATAGAACTATAATTTTTTTTGGTGAACACTTGATTTTGCATGGatcaatatattatttacacATGTACAATCATATGAATACGATTCGATACCGTAAGGTAGATTAAATATAAACACACGAATACCAGACTTCCTGTTAAAGTCGGAAGAGTCTTGTTTTATTAACTCTTCCAATAAGGTGTAGTCTTGTGCTCGAGTATTGTGTGCATTTTGCCAGGCTTCACATTCAGATCTGAGGATTATTTGTTACAAGTATATTAAAGCATGTTGTATCTGTTTCAGTATCGGGCGAGCCAGAGGCAGTGGGGTCCGAGTCAGTGTCTCATCCCACCTATGTTCAATATGTTGAGGGGGATGGTTCTACGTATATACCGACGAATGGTCAGATGTAAGTATAGAAGCGTTTTATGTATTCGATATCGTTTTGACCTTTCTTTAAGTTGTGAACTTTTGCAGGACATATCCTGTATATGCTGTTGGGGAAGCAGGAGCAATGTACACTCCTGCTTCGAGCCAATACTATACACCAGCATCCACGCCTGTGACCTACGCACAGGTAAAGTATCAAGCAAATATTTTGGGTAGTGTTCGTAGATTTGTCGTTATCAATAATATTGTACAAATTTAGGTGACTGGGCAGGGTTCGAATTCGACGACTGGACAGTTATTATCTCAGGGCAATGGCACGTATTTGATCCAACAAAGCGTCGTGGATGGCGATCCAACCGCGCACGCGTTAATATCTGCAGCTGCTGCACGTGCCAGTCCACAGACGGAAAATGCGGTAAGATGCCAATGCATGGATCTTCTTAGATTTTTCACTCTCGATTGCTTTCGTTCGATTGACTTTTTTTGCGAGTAAACGTTTCGAGATCGCAGGCATGGGAGCCCTGCATGATCATAAAGGGACGGAAAGGGCGGAGTATTCGTTTGATACTAAATTTCTCCAACCGAGACACGAATGATAATCTCTAAAGTAATTCCTGGTAGAAAACTATATTGTATTTTTGGCCGGATGAACATTTCTAACGAGAAGAACACAGAGTGCATCTAATTGGGGTTTAATGAGCTATTGGTGTCTTGGGTTGTTCGATAGGAAACTGTGGTTAGCGGGGGTGGAGGGGCATACTTGATCAGCGGTAATTCAGGAGGTACTACAGTCACCGTGGAAGATGCTGCGGCTGCGGCAGCAAACATGACGCATGCTACTAGAGTTTCTCAAGCAACAGTAAGCTAATACATGATCATCCCTATTTACAGGCTTTATCAACTACTAATTCGTTGCAGCATGCTTGTTAGCAGTATCTATCGTCAACGATCAGAATTAAAAAGATTACTCTGAACGATTTCTTTTTTCAACTCACCATGGATTGTATGGCTTAATTCTGATTGTTAACGTGCACTTTCCTTAGGGATTTCGTTCACTCTTAAAATAACAGAGCATATCTTTCCTAATATGATCGAGTAAATAACAGTAATTATGAATGTTTGTAGTTTGTAGCGTTGCATCGAATACTCTTTTTGTATTGTAGTATACCATATTACAgatagggaaaaagttattctattACTATTCAGAAATCATATCGATTTTCGTCTAATTAGGTTCACTGGTTGCttgaaaattatgaaacagCGGATGGTGTCTCCCTTCCAAGATCTACGCTTTACAATCACTACCTACGCCATTGTTCTGAAAATAAGTTGGACCCTGTGAACGCGGCAAGCTTTGGAAAATTAATTCGTTCGGTTTTTTTGGGCTTGAGAACTAGACGATTAGGCACCAGGTAAAAAGTTGTCCCATTTAAATATTGACATTTTCAAATGTCTTTTCAAAATTGAATTCTTTTGTAGAGGAAATTCAAAGTACCATTACTATGGGATTCGAGTGAAGCCTAACTCTCCTTTGGTAATGTTGAACGAGGATGGAACACCTCGCCAACAGCAAAGCGCAAACTCTCAAACGAAACGATTCAAATTTGTGAATCAAAAGCAGGAGACAACGTATGAGAATAACACTCATTCGAACACGAACATTTCTTCGAACACTTCACCGCCGCAGTTCCATCAATACCTTGGCGAAGCGAGTGGCGCGATCCCAGAGTTTCCGGAAATAATAGTCACTCATGGGTCCTCTCTTCCCGAGGACTGTAATTTAGAAGACATCGACACGTTTCGAAGTATATACAGGGAACATTGCGAGGCATTCCTGGATGCCGTTCTCAATTTTGAGTTTGCCACCGTGGAGAGTCTTTGGAGAGAATTTTGGCGTAGTCAAGACAATAATAATGGGGACGAGTGCGAGGAAGAGAAATATTTGTCAAAGTGAGACCATTCAAACATAATATTGTGTACGTACAATTTATTCAGAAGGAACGTTAGTCTAATAAAATCTATTGTCTATACAGAACCAAACTGTATGAGATATGCAAGTGTTCGGAAGTTCAAGATTTCATTCAAAAAGTTGACTACACATTTTATCAGAACTTGGTCGAAGTATTAATGCCTAACGTATTGCGACCTATACCGAGTAAGTTACGTCGATCTTTTGTACCGGGACTCTAATATGTTGTTATAACAATGAATATTTCTCAGGCTCACTGACACAATCCATCCGAAACTTTGCAAAGGGTTTAGAGTCATGGTTAACATCGGCAATGACTGACTGTCCGGAAGAAATGACTCGGATAAAGGTACTAATTACATCACAGGGATAGGACAGACCTCTTGCACAGTTTTTATTAACATAAACGTATTTAATTTCAGTTGACAGCTGTTTCTGCATTTGCTCAGACACTAAGGCGTTACACATCTCTGAACCACCTTGCTCAAGCAGCGCGCGCAGTGCTTCAAAATTCGAGTCAAATCAATCAAATGCTGGCGGATTTGAATCGTGTTGATTTTCATAATGTACAAGAACAGGTATTTATAAGTTTAACTAAACGAATACGAGCGTGTTTCTGTGTGTATATTGTACGTGTACACAGAATGTACGAGCAAGTCGTGTTTTCAGGCTTCTTGGGTTTGTCAATGCGATTATCGGATGGTCCAACAATTAGAAGCGGATTTCAAAGTGACGCTACAGCAACAAAACTCATTGGAAGACTGGGCGATTTGGTTGAAGAGCGTCGTCACACAGGTTCTCAAACCGTTCGAGGAGAAACCTACGTTTGCGAAAGCTGCACGTCAATTTTTGCTCAAATGGTCCTTCTACAGGTTCGTTACTAAATCTATACTACCTTGGCTATTACTTGACAatgacattattattattattatttattgtaatcCTTGCCTTTCGGTGTAGGATAACTTTCAGTTACGTCTATCTACATTACAGTATCTTACAGATAATTTAACCTATTATTCTTTGAATTAACAAGGATATTAATTGCTACTTATTCAACAGTTCCATGGTGATTCGTGATCTCACTTTAAGAAGCGCAGCTAGCTTTGGGTCTTTTCACTTAATTCGGTTACTGTACGACGAGTACATGTTTTACTTAATCGAACATCAAGTGGCAATCGCTACGGGGACAACTCCGATAGCTGTAATGGGGGATGTACGTATTCCTGTTTGAATCCGTTCAAATGATAAATCtctatattttgtttttcacGATTATGTCTCCTTTTAGAAAAGTCAAAATTGTTCTTTGGTCAGTGCATTTG
It encodes:
- the Rfx gene encoding regulatory transcription factor Rfx isoform X4; protein product: MNTDPSLQKRTGNSGSEILGAERGEGVIAMTTTGAQYALAASTRANNSGGNSATVGVEPKPSVVVVTTSSSSGSGSAAQSQSTRGQQLITVVTSPDPSSPNNLQPIQLLVQDPLETAADSSNGSTGTPAHVTAQVVVNTTHSGQHALVDSDAASTSAGTIVSGSPHFITVTVSGEPEAVGSESVSHPTYVQYVEGDGSTYIPTNGQMTYPVYAVGEAGAMYTPASSQYYTPASTPVTYAQVTGQGSNSTTGQLLSQGNGTYLIQQSVVDGDPTAHALISAAAARASPQTENAETVVSGGGGAYLISGNSGGTTVTVEDAAAAAANMTHATRVSQATVHWLLENYETADGVSLPRSTLYNHYLRHCSENKLDPVNAASFGKLIRSVFLGLRTRRLGTRGNSKYHYYGIRVKPNSPLVMLNEDGTPRQQQSANSQTKRFKFVNQKQETTYENNTHSNTNISSNTSPPQFHQYLGEASGAIPEFPEIIVTHGSSLPEDCNLEDIDTFRSIYREHCEAFLDAVLNFEFATVESLWREFWRSQDNNNGDECEEEKYLSKTKLYEICKCSEVQDFIQKVDYTFYQNLVEVLMPNVLRPIPSSLTQSIRNFAKGLESWLTSAMTDCPEEMTRIKLTAVSAFAQTLRRYTSLNHLAQAARAVLQNSSQINQMLADLNRVDFHNVQEQASWVCQCDYRMVQQLEADFKVTLQQQNSLEDWAIWLKSVVTQVLKPFEEKPTFAKAARQFLLKWSFYSSMVIRDLTLRSAASFGSFHLIRLLYDEYMFYLIEHQVAIATGTTPIAVMGDKSQNCSLVSAFGVTSNGDTLNTNQPKRVKLS
- the Rfx gene encoding regulatory transcription factor Rfx isoform X3, translated to MNTDPSLQKRTGNSGSEILGAERGEGVIAMTTTGAQYALAASTRANNSGGNSATVGVEPKPSVVVVTTSSSSGSGSAAQSQSTRGQQLITVVTSPDPSSPNNLQPIQLLVQDPLETAADSSNGSTGTPAHVTAQVVVNTTHSGQHALVDSDAASTSAGTIVSGSPHFITVTGTGDSPSYASLTTAVVSGEPEAVGSESVSHPTYVQYVEGDGSTYIPTNGQMTYPVYAVGEAGAMYTPASSQYYTPASTPVTYAQVTGQGSNSTTGQLLSQGNGTYLIQQSVVDGDPTAHALISAAAARASPQTENAETVVSGGGGAYLISGNSGGTTVTVEDAAAAAANMTHATRVSQATVHWLLENYETADGVSLPRSTLYNHYLRHCSENKLDPVNAASFGKLIRSVFLGLRTRRLGTRGNSKYHYYGIRVKPNSPLVMLNEDGTPRQQQSANSQTKRFKFVNQKQETTYENNTHSNTNISSNTSPPQFHQYLGEASGAIPEFPEIIVTHGSSLPEDCNLEDIDTFRSIYREHCEAFLDAVLNFEFATVESLWREFWRSQDNNNGDECEEEKYLSKTKLYEICKCSEVQDFIQKVDYTFYQNLVEVLMPNVLRPIPSSLTQSIRNFAKGLESWLTSAMTDCPEEMTRIKLTAVSAFAQTLRRYTSLNHLAQAARAVLQNSSQINQMLADLNRVDFHNVQEQASWVCQCDYRMVQQLEADFKVTLQQQNSLEDWAIWLKSVVTQVLKPFEEKPTFAKAARQFLLKWSFYSSMVIRDLTLRSAASFGSFHLIRLLYDEYMFYLIEHQVAIATGTTPIAVMGDKSQNCSLVSAFGVTSNGG
- the Rfx gene encoding regulatory transcription factor Rfx isoform X5, which gives rise to MNTDPSLQKRTGNSGSEILGAERGEGVIAMTTTGAQYALAASTRANNSGGNSATVGVEPKPSVVVVTTSSSSGSGSAAQSQSTRGQQLITVVTSPDPSSPNNLQPIQLLVQDPLETAADSSNGSTGTPAHVTAQVVVNTTHSGQHALVDSDAASTSAGTIVSGSPHFITVTGTGDSPSYASLTTAVVSGEPEAVGSESVSHPTYVQYVEGDGSTYIPTNGQMTYPVYAVGEAGAMYTPASSQYYTPASTPVTYAQVTGQGSNSTTGQLLSQGNGTYLIQQSVVDGDPTAHALISAAAARASPQTENAETVVSGGGGAYLISGNSGGTTVTVEDAAAAAANMTHATRVSQATVHWLLENYETADGVSLPRSTLYNHYLRHCSENKLDPVNAASFGKLIRSVFLGLRTRRLGTRGNSKYHYYGIRVKPNSPLVMLNEDGTPRQQQSANSQTKRFKFVNQKQETTYENNTHSNTNISSNTSPPQFHQYLGEASGAIPEFPEIIVTHGSSLPEDCNLEDIDTFRSIYREHCEAFLDAVLNFEFATVESLWREFWRSQDNNNGDECEEEKYLSKTKLYEICKCSEVQDFIQKVDYTFYQNLVEVLMPNVLRPIPSSLTQSIRNFAKGLESWLTSAMTDCPEEMTRIKLTAVSAFAQTLRRYTSLNHLAQAARAVLQNSSQINQMLADLNRVDFHNVQEQASWVCQCDYRMVQQLEADFKVTLQQQNSLEDWAIWLKSVVTQVLKPFEEKPTFAKAARQFLLKWSFYSSMVIRDLTLRSAASFGSFHLIRLLYDEYMFYLIEHQVAIATGTTPIAVMGDIL